A section of the bacterium genome encodes:
- a CDS encoding acyl-CoA dehydrogenase family protein, protein KLGAFGLTEANAGTDAGGIQTTAVKDGDFFVLNGSKQWITNGGEAEIYTVVALTDKAKGSRGATAFIVEKGTPGFTFGKKENKMGIRASVTRELVFDNCRIHKDQVLGKEGMGFLVAMGTLDRTRPGVAAQALGIAQGALDEAVKYSRERVQFGKPISAFQGVQFMLADMAMKLEAARSLVYATAKMIDSGEKKFAKESAMCKCFASDVAMEVTTNAVQVLGGYGYMKEYPVEKMMRDAKITQIYEGTNQIQRTVIASNLIKEAAGGKD, encoded by the coding sequence GAAACTGGGGGCCTTCGGCCTGACCGAGGCCAACGCCGGGACGGACGCCGGAGGCATCCAGACCACCGCCGTCAAGGACGGGGATTTCTTCGTGCTCAACGGCTCCAAGCAGTGGATCACCAACGGCGGCGAGGCCGAGATCTACACCGTGGTGGCCCTGACCGACAAGGCCAAGGGCAGCCGCGGGGCCACCGCCTTCATCGTGGAAAAGGGGACGCCGGGCTTTACCTTCGGCAAGAAGGAGAACAAGATGGGCATCAGGGCCTCGGTCACCCGCGAGCTGGTGTTTGACAACTGCCGGATACACAAGGACCAGGTGCTGGGCAAGGAGGGCATGGGTTTCTTAGTGGCCATGGGCACTTTGGACCGGACCCGTCCCGGCGTGGCGGCCCAGGCTTTGGGCATAGCCCAGGGGGCGCTGGACGAAGCGGTCAAGTACTCCCGGGAGCGGGTTCAGTTCGGCAAGCCGATCTCGGCCTTCCAGGGGGTGCAGTTCATGCTGGCCGACATGGCCATGAAGCTGGAGGCCGCCCGGTCTTTGGTCTACGCCACGGCCAAGATGATAGATTCCGGAGAGAAGAAGTTCGCCAAGGAGAGCGCCATGTGCAAGTGCTTTGCCTCGGACGTGGCCATGGAAGTGACCACCAATGCGGTCCAGGTGCTGGGCGGCTATGGTTATATGAAGGAATACCCGGTGGAGAAGATGATGCGCGACGCCAAGATCACCCAGATCTACGAAGGCACCAACCAGATCCAGCGCACCGTGATCGCCTCCAACCTGATCAAGGAGGCGGCCGGAGGCAAGGACTAA